A portion of the Actomonas aquatica genome contains these proteins:
- a CDS encoding DUF2254 domain-containing protein has product MRTRWHNLLERLRATLWVLPALLACGAAALAEIAIWVDDHFGSALENLPVLYPGGIEGGRQVLTTLAGSMVSLTTISFSVMMVVLTLASNQFGPRVLRNFTADRFYQIVLGVFVSTFAYCLLVLGHLSADESTGAPVPRLTISLALVLALGSLATLIAFIHHVARSVQASYIVLRAHHETCRTIAAMFPEELGDEPPSDVDDRVADYADREPHFTIHADRAGYVQALNVEDLLEFAAAHDLVIELTVKPGQFITRDTELARLHGDSLPNDLDEKQLCATGRSWVLLGAERTGEQDCQYGVRQLTEIGVRCLSPGINDPVTAVACIDYLTENLISLARRAFPSRCRVDEDNQLRAIVRRDDFADIADAAFDNLRHYGREHPEVACRLADSLRILAPHLRRPADRAWAERTLAALRLEIDQLTAERDRQAFATACDQAHAALA; this is encoded by the coding sequence ATGAGGACCCGTTGGCACAACCTGCTCGAGCGCCTGCGCGCCACCCTCTGGGTGCTCCCCGCCCTGCTCGCCTGTGGCGCCGCCGCCCTGGCCGAGATCGCGATCTGGGTGGATGACCACTTCGGCTCGGCCTTGGAAAACCTGCCGGTGCTTTACCCCGGCGGCATCGAGGGTGGTCGACAGGTGCTCACGACGCTCGCCGGTTCGATGGTGTCGCTCACCACCATCAGCTTTTCGGTCATGATGGTGGTGCTCACGCTGGCCTCCAACCAGTTCGGCCCACGCGTGCTGCGCAACTTCACCGCCGACCGATTTTACCAGATCGTGCTCGGCGTCTTCGTCTCGACCTTCGCCTACTGCCTGCTGGTGCTCGGCCACCTCTCCGCCGACGAATCGACCGGCGCGCCCGTGCCGCGTCTCACCATCAGCCTCGCGCTCGTGCTCGCCCTCGGCAGCCTCGCCACCCTCATCGCCTTCATCCACCACGTGGCCCGCTCAGTTCAGGCATCGTATATCGTGCTGCGCGCCCACCACGAAACCTGCCGCACCATCGCCGCCATGTTTCCCGAGGAACTCGGTGACGAGCCGCCGTCCGACGTCGATGATCGCGTCGCCGACTACGCCGATCGTGAGCCCCACTTCACCATTCATGCCGACCGCGCCGGTTACGTGCAGGCCCTGAATGTCGAAGACCTGCTGGAGTTCGCCGCCGCCCACGACCTCGTCATCGAACTCACCGTCAAACCCGGCCAGTTCATCACCCGCGACACCGAACTCGCCCGCCTCCACGGCGATTCCTTGCCCAACGACCTCGACGAAAAACAACTGTGCGCCACCGGCCGCAGTTGGGTGCTGCTCGGCGCCGAACGCACCGGCGAGCAGGACTGCCAATACGGCGTGCGCCAGCTTACCGAAATCGGCGTGCGTTGCCTCTCGCCCGGTATCAACGATCCGGTGACAGCCGTCGCCTGCATCGACTACCTCACCGAAAACCTCATCTCCCTCGCCCGCCGCGCCTTCCCCTCGCGCTGCCGGGTCGACGAAGACAATCAGCTCCGCGCCATCGTGCGTCGCGATGATTTCGCCGACATCGCCGATGCCGCCTTTGACAACCTGCGCCACTACGGCCGCGAGCATCCCGAAGTCGCCTGTCGCCTCGCCGATTCCCTGCGCATCCTCGCCCCTCACCTGCGTCGCCCCGCCGATCGCGCCTGGGCCGAACGCACCCTCGCGGCGTTGCGCCTCGAGATCGATCAACTCACCGCCGAGCGCGACCGCCAGGCCTTCGCCACCGCCTGCGACCAAGCCCACGCCGCCCTCGCCTGA
- the mdoH gene encoding glucans biosynthesis glucosyltransferase MdoH, giving the protein MSSSRSAPSVQDLSRGQARWLRWRVGMATAAFVLPASLLMFDLHWRLGFDAWKIAHFILFVVLFSLVAFGSSQALVGFWQRRRYGAADPLRVLNTLPPDADQTPLPPNASTAIVMPICNEDPERVFLGLRAIYESIAEAGELDRFEFFILSDSSDPNRWVEEEALWVRLTKELDARGRIFYRKRRVNTNKKAGNMADFCRRWGSRHQYMVVLDADSIMAGSTIVTLVRLMEANPRTGIIQTIPRLVRGETLFARLQQFASRLYGSVFAAGLNTWQLGNGNYWGHNAIIRTAPFIEHCSLPDLPGNEPFGGRILSHDYVEAALMRRGGWAVWLATDLAGSYEEGPANLIDYAKRDRRWLQGNLQHAWLVAARGLHGANRLHLLLGIMAFLASPLWLAFLVLSTVIAFRQQATGLSVLPGASVFPTWNLTFATQGILLFAGTMGLLFLPKLLALLDLRRHPDEWRAFGGGARLLGGVVLETIAFTLIAPVLMLFHSKFIAKVLGGQGVQWIAQRRGQDGEPEWREVILTHVAHTGIGIAWFVVAWWIQPALAWWLSPVLAGLVFSIPVSLITGKVELGRRIRARGWFVVPEETAPPRVLTRVDTMVAQQAETIAPPHPELAENFGLLQAVLDPYVNAVHLSLLRAGKVTPAHADARFAPLRERLLHEGPDALSAVEKRSLLQHADSVLALHRELWSCTEAELAPWWRLAVRQYNLLPPPPVSSLRRGFAAAAA; this is encoded by the coding sequence ATGAGCTCCTCCCGTTCCGCTCCTTCCGTGCAAGACCTCAGCCGCGGCCAGGCCCGTTGGCTGCGCTGGCGTGTCGGCATGGCCACCGCCGCTTTCGTGCTGCCCGCCAGTCTGCTCATGTTCGACCTCCACTGGCGCCTCGGTTTCGACGCCTGGAAGATCGCCCACTTCATCCTCTTTGTCGTGCTCTTCAGCCTCGTCGCTTTCGGTTCCAGCCAGGCCCTCGTCGGCTTCTGGCAACGCCGCCGCTACGGCGCGGCCGACCCCTTGCGCGTGCTCAACACGCTCCCACCCGACGCCGACCAAACGCCGCTGCCGCCCAACGCCTCGACCGCCATCGTCATGCCGATCTGCAACGAGGACCCCGAGCGGGTGTTCCTCGGCCTGCGCGCCATCTACGAATCGATCGCCGAGGCCGGTGAGCTCGACCGCTTCGAGTTTTTTATCCTCAGCGATTCCTCCGATCCCAACCGCTGGGTCGAGGAGGAGGCCCTGTGGGTGCGCCTCACCAAGGAGCTCGATGCCCGCGGCCGGATTTTCTACCGCAAGCGCCGCGTCAACACCAACAAGAAGGCCGGCAACATGGCCGACTTCTGCCGCCGCTGGGGCTCGCGCCATCAATACATGGTCGTGCTCGACGCCGACAGCATCATGGCCGGCTCCACCATCGTGACCCTCGTGCGCCTGATGGAAGCCAACCCGCGCACCGGCATCATCCAAACCATCCCGCGCCTCGTGCGCGGCGAAACCCTCTTTGCCCGCCTGCAACAGTTTGCCAGCCGCCTTTACGGCAGCGTCTTCGCCGCCGGCCTCAACACCTGGCAACTCGGCAACGGCAACTACTGGGGCCACAACGCCATCATTCGCACCGCCCCGTTCATCGAGCACTGCTCGCTGCCCGATCTGCCCGGCAACGAACCCTTCGGCGGTCGCATCCTGTCGCACGATTACGTCGAGGCCGCCCTCATGCGCCGCGGCGGTTGGGCCGTCTGGCTCGCGACCGATCTCGCCGGCAGTTACGAGGAGGGCCCGGCCAACCTCATCGACTACGCCAAACGCGATCGTCGCTGGCTGCAGGGCAACCTCCAACACGCCTGGCTCGTCGCCGCGCGCGGTCTCCACGGCGCCAACCGCCTCCACCTGCTGCTCGGCATCATGGCCTTTCTCGCCTCGCCGCTGTGGCTCGCGTTCCTCGTGCTCTCCACCGTCATCGCCTTCCGCCAACAGGCCACCGGCCTCAGCGTGCTGCCCGGCGCTTCGGTTTTCCCCACCTGGAATCTGACCTTCGCCACGCAAGGCATCCTGCTCTTCGCCGGCACCATGGGTCTGCTCTTCCTGCCCAAACTCCTCGCGCTGCTCGACCTGCGCCGCCACCCCGACGAGTGGCGCGCCTTCGGCGGCGGCGCTCGGCTGCTCGGCGGCGTCGTGCTGGAAACCATCGCCTTCACGCTCATCGCACCGGTGCTCATGCTCTTCCACAGCAAATTCATCGCCAAGGTTCTCGGCGGACAGGGCGTGCAATGGATCGCCCAACGCCGCGGTCAGGACGGCGAACCGGAATGGCGCGAGGTAATCCTCACCCACGTCGCCCACACCGGCATCGGCATCGCCTGGTTTGTCGTGGCGTGGTGGATACAACCCGCCCTCGCCTGGTGGTTGTCGCCGGTGCTCGCCGGACTCGTTTTCTCCATCCCGGTCTCGCTCATCACCGGCAAGGTCGAACTCGGCCGCCGCATCCGCGCCCGCGGTTGGTTTGTCGTGCCCGAGGAAACCGCGCCACCGCGCGTGCTCACCCGCGTCGACACCATGGTGGCGCAGCAGGCGGAAACCATCGCGCCGCCCCACCCGGAACTGGCGGAAAACTTCGGCCTGCTGCAGGCCGTGCTCGACCCCTACGTCAACGCCGTGCACCTGTCCCTGCTCCGCGCGGGCAAGGTCACCCCGGCCCACGCCGACGCCCGTTTTGCGCCACTGCGCGAACGCCTCTTGCACGAGGGACCCGACGCGCTCTCTGCCGTCGAAAAACGTTCCCTCCTGCAGCATGCCGATTCCGTGCTCGCGCTGCACCGTGAGCTCTGGTCCTGCACCGAAGCGGAACTCGCCCCGTGGTGGCGCCTTGCCGTGCGCCAATACAACCTCCTGCCGCCGCCCCCGGTCTCCTCGCTCCGACGCGGTTTTGCGGCCGCCGCCGCATGA